The Xiphophorus maculatus strain JP 163 A chromosome 23, X_maculatus-5.0-male, whole genome shotgun sequence genome contains a region encoding:
- the clic2 gene encoding chloride intracellular channel protein 2, which translates to MALRQSSEKEPSIELFIKAGHDGENIGNCPFCQRLFMVLWLKGVKFTVTTVDMRKKPAELKDLAPGTNPPFLLYNGTLKTDFIKIEEFLEQTLAPPRYPHLSPVNKESFDVGSDIFAKFSAFIKNSPNNAPQEKILLREFRRLDEYLNSPLPEEIDHNSAEPIAISRRKFLDGDRLTLADCNLLPKLHVIRVAAKKYCDFEIPAEFTGVWRYLENSYGREEFKQTCPADIEIEKAYFGVAKRK; encoded by the exons atGGCACTTCGACAAAGTTCAGAAAAGGAGCCAAGCATCGAGTTGTTCATTAAg GCTGGACATGATGGTGAAAACATTGGGAACTGTCCTTTCTGTCAGAGGCTCTTCATGGTGCTGTGGCTAAAAGGAGTCAAGTTTACAGTGACCACTGTTGATATGAGGAA GAAGCCAGCTGAGCTCAAAGACCTGGCCCCGGGGACAAACCCTCCTTTCCTCCTCTACAACGGCACCCTTAAAACAGACTTCATCAAAATTGAGGAGTTCCTTGAACAAACACTTGCCCCTCCCAG GTATCCCCATCTCAGCCCGGTGAACAAAGAGTCCTTTGACGTGGGTTcagatatttttgcaaagttcTCCGCTTTCATCAAGAACAGCCCAAACAATGCCC CACAGGAAAAGATTCTCCTGCGAGAGTTTCGGCGTTTGGACGAATACTTAAACAGCCCGCTCCCTGAGGAAATCGACCACAACTCTGCAGAACCCATCGCCATCTCCAGGAGGAAGTTTCTGGACGGTGACCGTCTCACCTTAGCAGACTGCAACCTGTTGCCCAAGCTGCATGTCATCAGG GTTGCTGCCAAGAAGTACTGCGATTTTGAGATCCCAGCCGAGTTCACAGGAGTCTGGAGGTACCTGGAGAACTCCTACGGACGGGAGGAATTCAAACAAACATGTCCGGCCGACATCGAGATCGAGAAGGCTTACTTTGGCGTCGCCAAGCGGaaataa